The following coding sequences lie in one Chloroflexaceae bacterium genomic window:
- the gcvT gene encoding glycine cleavage system aminomethyltransferase GcvT translates to MLKRTPLFEAHRAAGARMVEFGGWEMPVQYSGIIEEHHAVRQGAGLFDISHMGRFMVRGPHAMAFLQHVVTCDVSAIPIGQSSYGLLCKPDGGIVDDIFIYHVPDEFLVVVNAANRDKDWAWLQEHARGFDVELEDRSERWAMLALQGPAAEALLVNAEDAETAELGNLPFHGVALTSMFGVNVLIARTGYTGEDGFELFFDAPHAEMLWTRLLALGAPGSVKPCGLGARDSLRFEPCLALYGHEISETINPYEARLGWVVKLDKGDFVGREALAAIKARGPARRLAGFEMVGRGIARSDYPVLALSGERVGHVTSGMPAPTLGKPLGIALVPTPLSAEGSEFDVLIREKPARARVIKMPFYKPRYKKA, encoded by the coding sequence ATGCTCAAACGCACTCCGCTCTTCGAGGCTCATCGCGCCGCTGGCGCGCGGATGGTTGAGTTTGGCGGCTGGGAGATGCCGGTTCAGTACAGCGGGATCATCGAGGAGCACCACGCGGTACGGCAGGGCGCCGGTCTGTTCGACATCAGTCACATGGGCCGCTTTATGGTTCGCGGCCCTCACGCGATGGCCTTCCTCCAGCACGTCGTCACCTGTGACGTGAGCGCCATCCCGATCGGGCAGTCAAGCTATGGCCTGCTCTGCAAGCCCGATGGCGGCATTGTTGACGACATCTTCATCTACCATGTCCCCGATGAGTTTCTGGTCGTGGTCAATGCCGCCAATCGCGACAAGGACTGGGCCTGGCTCCAGGAACACGCCCGGGGCTTTGATGTGGAACTGGAGGACCGCTCCGAGCGCTGGGCCATGCTGGCGCTGCAGGGTCCCGCCGCCGAGGCGCTGCTGGTGAACGCTGAGGACGCCGAGACGGCCGAACTGGGCAACCTGCCCTTTCACGGGGTGGCGCTTACCAGCATGTTCGGAGTGAATGTGCTGATTGCTCGCACTGGCTACACCGGCGAGGATGGCTTCGAGTTGTTTTTCGACGCCCCGCACGCCGAGATGCTCTGGACGCGGCTGCTGGCTCTGGGCGCGCCAGGAAGCGTGAAGCCCTGCGGCCTCGGCGCGCGCGACAGTCTGCGCTTTGAGCCATGTCTGGCCCTCTACGGCCACGAGATCAGCGAGACGATCAACCCCTACGAGGCGCGCCTGGGGTGGGTGGTCAAACTCGATAAGGGCGACTTCGTCGGGCGCGAGGCCCTGGCGGCGATTAAGGCCCGGGGGCCGGCCCGCCGCCTGGCCGGCTTCGAGATGGTCGGGCGCGGCATCGCCCGAAGCGACTATCCGGTGCTTGCGCTCAGCGGCGAGCGGGTGGGCCACGTCACCTCGGGCATGCCGGCGCCGACCCTGGGCAAGCCCCTCGGCATCGCCCTGGTGCCCACCCCGCTGAGCGCCGAGGGCAGCGAGTTCGATGTGCTTATCCGCGAGAAGCCGGCCCGCGCCCGGGTGATTAAAATGCCGTTCTATAAGCCGCGCTACAAGAAGGCATGA
- a CDS encoding CpXC domain-containing protein, whose amino-acid sequence MSVGYQESTELACPACNVAFEAPVWLILDAQEAPEAVAALRRGELNVVTCPSCGHRGPAGAPLLFHDAVRRRVIFAPAPGVPEYAWRDQARDLHALLVGSLPEEQRRPYLGEVEIVQDLGGIARLLERMERRPSEPASHVTPPVTGEAVAGRGASETPAGSPTEDPPPLLAAVEAMLAADGPEEFEAVLARHPVLLDPGADTALAQLIEVALEQREFAIADSLRNARALLARLTEMSRSHAARPAPAPPVDDLPDAAVQALLRTRTDAELEAVCAEHPVLLRLEADGLLARRVDQALDEGNERLAQALEERREALARRRPAAASEADAASLDEAIEALLVADGEEALIEVLDRYPVLLEEAAADALWQFAAEARASGDEELARYAVACRELLRRVRADLEP is encoded by the coding sequence ATGTCTGTCGGGTACCAGGAGTCAACTGAACTTGCCTGCCCTGCCTGCAATGTCGCCTTTGAGGCGCCAGTCTGGCTGATCCTCGACGCCCAGGAGGCGCCCGAGGCGGTTGCGGCGCTGCGCCGGGGCGAGTTGAACGTGGTAACCTGCCCGAGTTGCGGCCACCGCGGCCCCGCTGGCGCGCCGCTCCTCTTCCACGACGCTGTGCGCCGCCGGGTGATCTTCGCGCCTGCTCCCGGCGTCCCTGAGTACGCCTGGCGCGACCAGGCGCGCGACCTGCACGCCCTCCTGGTTGGCTCCCTCCCCGAGGAGCAGCGCCGCCCCTATCTCGGCGAGGTGGAGATCGTTCAGGACCTGGGCGGCATCGCCCGTCTCCTGGAGCGTATGGAACGCCGTCCATCCGAACCGGCGTCACACGTGACCCCGCCGGTCACCGGCGAAGCCGTGGCCGGGCGGGGCGCATCCGAGACGCCTGCAGGCAGCCCGACCGAGGACCCGCCGCCGCTGCTGGCGGCCGTCGAGGCCATGCTGGCTGCAGATGGGCCGGAGGAGTTCGAGGCCGTCCTGGCGCGCCATCCTGTTCTGCTTGACCCGGGCGCTGATACGGCCCTGGCGCAATTGATTGAGGTGGCGCTCGAACAGCGCGAGTTCGCCATCGCCGATAGCCTGCGCAACGCCCGCGCCCTCCTGGCCCGCCTGACCGAGATGTCGCGCAGCCACGCCGCACGCCCGGCGCCCGCGCCGCCCGTCGACGACTTGCCCGACGCCGCGGTGCAGGCCCTGCTGCGGACGCGCACGGACGCCGAGTTGGAGGCGGTCTGCGCCGAACATCCTGTGCTGTTGCGCCTCGAGGCCGATGGCCTGCTGGCCCGGCGAGTGGACCAGGCCCTCGATGAGGGGAACGAACGCCTGGCCCAGGCCCTGGAGGAGCGCCGCGAGGCCCTGGCTCGCCGGCGTCCCGCCGCGGCTTCCGAGGCAGATGCGGCGAGCCTTGATGAGGCCATTGAGGCGCTGCTGGTCGCCGACGGTGAAGAGGCGCTGATCGAGGTGCTCGATCGCTATCCTGTGCTCCTCGAAGAGGCCGCCGCTGACGCCCTCTGGCAGTTCGCCGCCGAAGCGCGCGCCAGCGGCGATGAGGAACTGGCCCGCTATGCCGTGGCATGCCGCGAATTGCTGCGCCGCGTTCGCGCCGATCTGGAACCGTAA
- a CDS encoding polysaccharide biosynthesis tyrosine autokinase gives MELKRYIDVLVRRRWIVILTALAACIAAILGTLGMEPRYKAATTVRITPGTSAPIDFGLLEYSVRLKNTYAELARSEPVLMATLSELGFEESYSVKSLRRHIRVKFPANNELMVIEVEDTNPNNAAALANTIANTLIEQSKSSPNRRNFTLTVVAPASVPTSPNVISQALLVAFGIASGLLGGVVLAFLMDNLDTRVYSNEQLLDFATNLPIGYIPAFSHRRNGGLESTAEGEALRLLRTRLLALKRKTPFKTILVASAEPRAGKTTIATGLAWSFAQQDRKVALVDGDMRLPRVHTMLGLKNEIGLGNVLSQQASLDEALQFSSRYGFHVLTSGEPGSNPAELLSSRTMAETLALLSERFDVVIIDTPALTAVPDAVILATLTDGYLLVVQRGHSRREDIQAAHEQLVAVGAEAFGVVINRAAPNRRYAYYQHR, from the coding sequence ATGGAACTAAAACGCTATATCGATGTGCTTGTAAGGCGACGCTGGATTGTCATACTGACGGCTCTGGCCGCCTGTATTGCCGCAATACTAGGAACGCTAGGCATGGAGCCTCGTTATAAGGCGGCTACTACGGTTCGTATCACGCCGGGCACGAGTGCGCCGATAGACTTTGGACTGCTTGAATACTCCGTGCGTCTAAAGAACACCTACGCTGAGCTTGCGCGAAGTGAACCTGTGTTGATGGCGACCTTGAGCGAATTAGGCTTCGAAGAGTCGTACTCAGTGAAGAGCTTGCGGCGACATATTAGAGTGAAGTTCCCCGCTAACAACGAGCTAATGGTGATTGAGGTAGAAGATACTAATCCGAACAATGCGGCTGCTCTTGCTAATACCATCGCGAATACCCTCATTGAACAAAGTAAGAGTTCACCAAACCGGCGCAACTTCACCCTCACGGTCGTAGCCCCCGCCAGTGTCCCAACCAGTCCGAATGTGATAAGCCAGGCGCTTCTCGTCGCCTTTGGTATCGCGAGCGGGTTGCTCGGGGGCGTCGTGCTTGCTTTTTTGATGGATAATCTCGATACAAGAGTGTATTCTAATGAACAATTGCTAGATTTTGCCACGAATCTGCCAATTGGATACATTCCCGCCTTTTCTCATCGTAGAAACGGTGGATTGGAAAGCACCGCTGAAGGCGAAGCTCTGCGTTTGCTCCGCACTCGCTTGCTCGCGCTCAAGCGCAAGACGCCATTCAAGACCATTCTGGTGGCCAGTGCTGAGCCTCGAGCAGGGAAAACAACCATCGCTACAGGCCTGGCCTGGAGTTTTGCTCAGCAAGATCGTAAAGTTGCGCTCGTTGATGGCGATATGCGCTTACCGCGCGTTCATACGATGCTGGGTCTGAAGAATGAAATAGGCCTTGGCAATGTACTGAGTCAGCAAGCCTCGCTCGATGAGGCATTGCAGTTTAGCAGTCGCTATGGGTTTCATGTACTGACAAGCGGTGAGCCTGGATCGAATCCGGCTGAATTATTGAGTTCGCGCACGATGGCCGAAACCCTTGCGTTGCTATCGGAGCGATTTGATGTCGTCATTATTGATACGCCCGCGCTCACGGCGGTGCCTGATGCCGTGATACTCGCCACGCTAACCGATGGCTATCTGCTAGTGGTCCAACGCGGCCATTCGCGGCGTGAAGACATACAGGCCGCCCATGAGCAGCTTGTTGCCGTTGGTGCAGAAGCCTTTGGCGTCGTCATCAACCGTGCGGCGCCGAACCGTCGGTATGCCTATTATCAGCACAGGTGA
- a CDS encoding sugar transferase, producing the protein MLEVKSHAPDLATESSQLVFEVKAGTFYLISKRMLDVVIAAVLLLLLAPVIAVIALAIKCTSPGPVFFVQERVTVRLKKRNGRRVWVAQPFQCYKFRSMYHNADPALHRLYVEANIKNDVDAMRRYNGNETKVRKLKADPRITPIGRFLRKTSLDELPQLWNVLKGDLSLVGPRPAIPYELDLYKPWYFERLGARPGVTGWWQVTARSAASYDEMVALDIWYVNHQSFLLDCWILLLTPRAVLWPRGTAV; encoded by the coding sequence ATGTTGGAGGTGAAGAGTCACGCGCCGGATCTGGCGACCGAGAGTTCACAGCTTGTCTTTGAAGTCAAAGCAGGAACGTTTTATCTGATCAGCAAACGGATGTTGGATGTTGTGATCGCTGCGGTGCTGCTCCTACTGCTTGCGCCTGTCATAGCGGTGATTGCCCTGGCGATCAAATGCACCTCTCCTGGTCCGGTATTCTTCGTCCAGGAACGCGTAACTGTCCGGTTGAAAAAGCGCAATGGCCGGAGAGTCTGGGTGGCGCAGCCTTTTCAGTGCTATAAGTTTCGTTCGATGTATCACAACGCCGATCCTGCCTTGCACCGCTTATATGTCGAAGCCAACATCAAGAATGATGTCGATGCGATGCGCCGATACAATGGCAATGAAACGAAGGTTCGGAAACTTAAGGCCGATCCGCGCATCACACCGATCGGGCGTTTTTTGCGCAAGACAAGCCTTGATGAACTGCCACAACTCTGGAACGTCCTGAAAGGCGATCTTAGCCTGGTCGGTCCGCGCCCGGCAATACCCTACGAGCTTGACCTCTATAAACCGTGGTATTTTGAGCGCCTCGGCGCCAGGCCGGGCGTCACCGGTTGGTGGCAGGTTACTGCGCGCAGTGCGGCCAGTTATGATGAAATGGTCGCTCTCGATATCTGGTATGTCAATCACCAGTCATTCCTCCTCGATTGCTGGATTTTGCTTCTCACACCGCGAGCGGTGCTATGGCCGCGCGGGACGGCGGTGTGA
- a CDS encoding Gfo/Idh/MocA family oxidoreductase, with protein MNAVRVGVIGYGYWGPNLVRNFVELPEVELVAVADLHLSRLAKVKRRYPTTLITQDYRDLFDLGLDAAVVATPPTTHYAIARDCLQHNLHVLVEKPLTVNGAHAEELIDLAHARRRVLMVGHTFEYNAAVRELKRLIDSGELGQIYYVDAVRANLGLFQSKTNVLWDLAPHDVSIILYLLGHNIETVSAQGTACLLNGVHDNVYLHLRFAHGVTAHARLSWLDPSKTRRITVVGSRKMVVYDDVEAIEKIRIYDKGVEHMLPDDGNGDVSFNYRHGNMVIPHVPVSEPLHDQCQHFISCIMTNTEPQSNGAVGLKVVRILEQADFSLRNNGVICPVNLKAPQVQHTDLMAREVAGVVLQPFQRRAVGLE; from the coding sequence ATGAACGCTGTTCGCGTAGGTGTGATTGGCTATGGCTACTGGGGTCCCAATCTTGTACGCAACTTCGTCGAGTTGCCGGAGGTCGAACTTGTTGCTGTAGCCGATCTTCATCTGAGCCGGCTTGCAAAAGTCAAACGTCGCTACCCAACGACGTTGATAACCCAGGATTACCGGGATCTATTCGACCTTGGTCTCGATGCGGCGGTCGTTGCTACGCCGCCTACCACTCACTACGCTATTGCCCGTGATTGTCTCCAACACAATCTCCATGTTCTGGTTGAGAAGCCGCTGACGGTGAACGGCGCCCATGCCGAGGAGTTGATCGACCTGGCGCATGCTCGCCGGCGCGTCCTAATGGTCGGGCATACTTTTGAATACAACGCCGCCGTTCGCGAACTGAAACGCCTGATTGACAGCGGGGAGTTGGGCCAGATTTATTACGTCGACGCGGTGCGAGCAAACCTCGGCCTGTTCCAGTCGAAGACAAATGTGCTCTGGGATCTCGCGCCGCACGATGTGTCGATTATTTTGTACCTGCTCGGTCACAACATCGAGACCGTAAGTGCGCAGGGCACTGCCTGTCTTCTTAATGGCGTGCACGATAATGTGTATCTGCACCTGCGCTTTGCGCACGGAGTGACAGCCCATGCGCGTCTGAGCTGGCTTGATCCCAGCAAGACGCGTCGCATCACAGTGGTGGGCAGCAGGAAGATGGTGGTGTATGACGATGTCGAGGCCATTGAAAAGATCAGGATCTATGATAAGGGCGTCGAACACATGTTGCCCGATGATGGAAATGGCGATGTGTCCTTTAACTACCGCCACGGGAATATGGTGATCCCCCACGTTCCTGTATCCGAGCCGCTGCATGACCAGTGCCAGCACTTCATTTCGTGCATTATGACCAATACTGAGCCTCAGAGCAACGGGGCTGTTGGTCTGAAAGTTGTGCGGATACTCGAGCAAGCCGACTTTTCGCTCCGCAACAACGGCGTGATTTGCCCGGTCAATCTCAAGGCGCCTCAGGTGCAGCACACGGATTTAATGGCCAGAGAAGTGGCGGGTGTTGTGTTGCAGCCGTTTCAGCGCCGCGCGGTTGGCTTGGAGTAG